One Ignavibacteria bacterium DNA window includes the following coding sequences:
- a CDS encoding T9SS type A sorting domain-containing protein — protein ALAEVFNQRGFFSDDQVSGNILSYATWSGSKYITGNVIINPRALLNISANTFIFFANNASLIVNGSLQANGAIFDFVNKNGNNGIKVYGNATIYSSTIKNANTGIYVAPSSILYLSNSTIAGCNNGISNDQGAMGVYSSIFTGNDKGIYSINTNNKKNSLIEHNIFSGNNIGIYLNASSPRINTNTFYRNSYGIYGATNSSPYFGNVDESGDCDFIDNTVAIYVVYNSNPVLGTVDCINTGGNNRFLRSSLYHIMTDNNCIVEAESNYWNELKFSGTTIHYEPYYLIDANGYPLGTMSLGPVNLSPEEKLYNEEMKRADSVSANYVSGSSDVIDVASDAKMDIGPQYNKYWSLKKRTSFLRNLVYLQKYDNALKIGIEIIREYPDSALSVYALDLLWQAGRTNSARFKDFEKFLEELTSNDEGKFLRGKSELMLALCDTSNINDALDKITRKVKTNKLIREEALIDKFSCLLSRYEDRGKAASVLNEIDTQFPNSQASKIGHLLFEGKPNGIDGNMLEKSIAEDEKASAEDNSPETVREYALVGNYPNPFNPETVIRYALPEESNVELKIYNLMGKLVRTFAYDSQTSGYKNIKWNGKDENGNMVSSGIYIYRLQAVSNKNQGKMFVRSAKMMMLK, from the coding sequence TAGCTTTGGCGGAAGTATTTAATCAAAGAGGATTTTTTAGTGATGATCAGGTATCTGGTAATATTTTATCTTACGCAACCTGGTCAGGGAGCAAGTATATAACAGGAAACGTTATAATAAATCCCCGTGCTTTGCTTAATATCTCAGCAAATACGTTTATATTTTTTGCTAATAATGCCTCATTAATTGTAAATGGTAGTCTGCAGGCCAATGGTGCTATTTTTGACTTTGTTAATAAGAATGGCAACAATGGAATAAAGGTATATGGCAATGCAACCATATATTCTTCAACGATAAAAAATGCAAATACAGGCATATATGTTGCCCCGTCTTCAATATTATATCTGAGTAATTCTACAATAGCGGGATGTAATAACGGAATTTCAAATGATCAGGGGGCTATGGGAGTTTATAGTTCTATCTTTACAGGAAATGACAAAGGAATATATAGCATAAATACTAACAATAAAAAAAATTCATTAATTGAACATAATATATTTAGTGGTAATAATATTGGAATATATTTAAATGCTTCATCTCCAAGAATAAACACAAACACATTCTATAGGAACAGTTATGGCATTTATGGCGCCACCAATTCATCCCCATACTTTGGCAATGTTGATGAATCGGGTGACTGCGACTTTATTGATAATACAGTTGCTATTTATGTTGTCTATAATTCAAATCCGGTATTGGGGACTGTTGACTGCATAAATACCGGCGGTAATAATAGATTTTTAAGGAGTTCATTATATCATATTATGACTGATAACAATTGTATAGTTGAAGCTGAAAGCAATTACTGGAATGAACTTAAATTTTCAGGAACAACAATTCATTATGAACCTTATTACCTTATTGATGCTAATGGATACCCACTTGGAACCATGTCTCTAGGTCCTGTAAACCTGTCTCCGGAGGAAAAGTTGTATAATGAAGAAATGAAAAGAGCAGATTCCGTTTCTGCAAATTATGTTTCAGGTAGTTCGGATGTGATAGATGTTGCATCTGATGCAAAAATGGATATTGGTCCACAGTATAATAAATATTGGTCCCTAAAGAAAAGAACGTCATTTCTGCGTAATCTTGTATACTTGCAAAAGTATGATAATGCCCTAAAAATTGGAATAGAGATCATAAGAGAATATCCTGATTCTGCTCTTTCTGTTTATGCACTTGACCTCTTGTGGCAGGCAGGAAGAACGAATTCGGCAAGGTTTAAGGATTTTGAGAAATTCCTGGAAGAGCTTACTAGTAATGATGAAGGAAAATTTCTGCGGGGCAAGTCAGAACTCATGTTAGCTTTATGTGATACATCAAATATTAATGATGCCTTGGATAAAATAACTAGGAAAGTTAAAACAAACAAATTAATTAGAGAAGAGGCTCTAATAGACAAATTTAGTTGCTTATTGAGCCGTTATGAGGATAGGGGAAAAGCCGCTTCAGTATTAAATGAGATAGACACTCAGTTCCCAAATTCGCAAGCATCGAAAATAGGCCATCTGCTTTTTGAAGGTAAGCCTAACGGCATTGATGGGAATATGCTGGAGAAGTCAATCGCTGAAGATGAGAAAGCCTCGGCTGAAGATAATTCACCTGAAACAGTAAGGGAATATGCCCTCGTAGGCAATTACCCGAATCCGTTTAACCCCGAAACAGTAATCCGGTACGCCCTTCCAGAGGAGTCAAATGTGGAACTTAAGATATATAACCTGATGGGAAAGCTGGTAAGGACATTTGCATACGATTCCCAGACTTCAGGCTATAAGAATATCAAATGGAACGGGAAAGATGAAAACGGGAATATGGTTTCAAGCGGCATTTACATCTACAGGCTACAGGCCGTTTCAAATAAGAATCAGGGGAAAATGTTTGTTAGATCAGCCAAGATGATGATGCTGAAGTGA
- a CDS encoding CopG family transcriptional regulator yields the protein MERDTGERGNKFMKKKIKYTDEKIGRVEIVKDFLPSPDELVYNEDNVKVTLNLSKSSVEFFKKIARENGSQYQKIIRNLLDSYSSHYSNRNR from the coding sequence TTGGAGCGGGATACTGGAGAAAGGGGAAACAAATTTATGAAAAAGAAAATAAAATACACTGACGAGAAAATTGGCAGGGTTGAAATAGTTAAGGACTTTCTTCCTTCGCCGGATGAACTTGTCTATAATGAGGATAACGTTAAGGTTACTCTGAACCTGAGCAAATCGAGTGTGGAATTTTTTAAGAAGATTGCCCGTGAGAACGGAAGCCAGTACCAGAAGATTATCAGAAACCTGCTTGACAGCTATTCCAGTCATTATTCAAACCGTAACCGCTGA
- a CDS encoding carbohydrate binding family 9 domain-containing protein, whose product MRTFLLLTFIFFETAFATGLSQNRIVLKKTDMQINIDGVIDPAWNTADSAEIHFQKEPFYGQEPSKRTIAKVLSTEDAIYCLIVAYDNTGSIQVNSGTQDQYEGDLVSIMLDTYNDKRTAYRFCVTAAGVRSDCRMIDDGRNRDYNWDGVWFSDSKVYDWGYVVEMKIPYRSISYTKDSNEWGIDFDRWIPTSKEDLYWNRYERSEGLRISKFGRMIFDQVHPESTSMNFEIYPVGLTNMTRLDNGKYKVKPDAGLDIFYNPSPSLTFQLTANPDFAQIEADPYSFNISRYESHFDEKRPFFTQGNEIFMASGKQTSSGFYQPLELFYSRRIGRKLPDGGEVPILAGTKAFGRVGDWEYGGFLAMSGDKEYTEDSELRKEEPGYFGAARVKKQILGNSTLGMLLVNKSTKDGNSGVVDVDGAFRESDWQLSYQFARSFKNGSGDYATSAGFMLMKETWLLFTRGRYIGENFDISDVGYVPWKGTGQITTIAGPVIYFDEGFAKSTLIYLGGALEYEKVDNYTDRTVIVGWNLQMRSNWGFEFTGVYGQRKDEGINYTSKELSLSSWYDISPSWSANLQAGISKTYNFSRDYLATYMYINNSLEWKATKNLNLGYDYNMWIENKPSGDLEDITYNTRPFVSVIPVNNLTLRLYVDNVYLKSSDRLESLIAGFLFSYNFLPKSWIYFAYNESQSRLPLLDEMGQELPVYKMKVTDRASVFKIKYLYYF is encoded by the coding sequence ATGAGAACTTTCCTACTGTTGACATTTATTTTTTTTGAAACAGCTTTCGCAACGGGACTTAGCCAGAACAGAATTGTACTGAAAAAAACTGATATGCAGATCAATATAGACGGCGTGATAGACCCTGCCTGGAATACTGCTGATTCAGCCGAGATTCATTTCCAGAAGGAGCCCTTCTACGGGCAGGAGCCCTCGAAAAGAACCATAGCCAAAGTGCTTTCCACCGAAGACGCAATTTACTGCCTCATTGTAGCATACGATAATACGGGAAGCATACAGGTCAACTCCGGGACTCAGGACCAGTACGAGGGGGACCTGGTTTCAATAATGCTGGATACCTATAACGACAAACGTACCGCTTACCGCTTCTGCGTTACAGCAGCCGGAGTCAGAAGCGACTGCCGAATGATTGATGACGGACGCAACAGGGACTATAACTGGGACGGCGTCTGGTTCTCGGATTCGAAGGTCTACGACTGGGGTTACGTTGTTGAAATGAAAATCCCTTACAGATCAATCTCTTATACAAAGGATTCAAATGAATGGGGAATTGATTTCGACCGGTGGATACCAACTTCAAAAGAAGACCTCTACTGGAACCGCTATGAAAGAAGCGAGGGGCTTAGAATTTCCAAATTCGGCCGCATGATTTTTGACCAGGTACACCCTGAAAGCACTTCCATGAATTTTGAGATCTATCCCGTGGGACTTACAAACATGACACGTCTGGATAACGGGAAATACAAGGTAAAGCCCGATGCGGGGCTGGACATATTTTATAATCCTTCTCCCAGCCTTACATTCCAGCTGACGGCAAATCCCGACTTTGCACAGATAGAGGCCGACCCTTATTCATTTAACATTTCAAGGTACGAATCTCACTTCGACGAGAAGCGTCCCTTCTTCACGCAGGGAAACGAGATCTTTATGGCTTCGGGCAAGCAGACGAGTTCGGGGTTCTATCAGCCGCTTGAACTTTTCTACTCCAGAAGAATAGGCAGGAAGCTCCCCGACGGAGGCGAGGTGCCGATACTGGCCGGAACAAAAGCCTTTGGAAGGGTAGGAGACTGGGAGTACGGCGGATTTCTTGCCATGTCAGGAGATAAGGAATATACAGAGGATAGCGAACTGCGTAAGGAAGAGCCCGGATACTTCGGAGCGGCCCGCGTGAAAAAGCAGATCCTGGGCAACTCCACGCTCGGAATGCTTCTTGTAAACAAAAGTACAAAAGACGGCAATTCAGGAGTTGTTGACGTTGACGGAGCCTTCAGGGAGTCCGACTGGCAGCTTTCCTATCAGTTTGCGAGGTCCTTTAAGAACGGCTCGGGCGACTATGCCACTTCTGCAGGCTTTATGCTGATGAAGGAAACCTGGCTCCTCTTTACAAGAGGTAGATATATAGGAGAAAATTTCGACATTAGCGACGTGGGCTATGTACCGTGGAAAGGAACCGGACAGATAACGACGATTGCAGGACCGGTAATTTACTTCGACGAGGGTTTTGCAAAGTCTACGCTCATCTACCTTGGCGGAGCACTGGAATATGAAAAAGTGGACAATTACACAGACAGGACTGTAATTGTGGGCTGGAACCTGCAGATGAGGAGCAACTGGGGTTTTGAGTTTACGGGTGTCTACGGCCAAAGAAAAGACGAGGGGATTAACTACACTTCAAAGGAGCTCAGTCTCAGCTCCTGGTATGATATTTCGCCCTCGTGGTCGGCAAACCTGCAGGCAGGCATTTCCAAGACCTATAACTTCAGCCGCGACTATCTGGCTACATACATGTACATTAATAATTCTCTTGAATGGAAGGCCACAAAAAACCTGAATTTAGGGTATGACTATAACATGTGGATTGAGAACAAGCCCTCGGGTGACCTGGAGGATATAACGTATAACACAAGGCCTTTTGTTTCCGTTATTCCTGTAAACAACCTTACGCTCAGGCTTTATGTAGATAACGTTTATCTGAAATCTTCCGACCGCCTGGAAAGCCTTATAGCGGGATTTTTGTTCTCATATAATTTCCTTCCCAAGAGCTGGATATACTTTGCATACAATGAATCTCAGAGCAGGCTTCCTTTACTTGACGAGATGGGGCAGGAGCTCCCGGTCTACAAAATGAAAGTAACCGATAGAGCCTCGGTCTTCAAGATCAAATACCTGTATTATTTTTAA
- a CDS encoding TIGR01777 family protein: MAKKVAVTGATGLIGGHLLKALVERGDEVTVLSRSPLHAKEALPGAGAYIKWDSEKGSEGRDYASGLDAVIHLAATPVMDKRWNEGYKQEILKSRQDGTRMLAGELAESSPKPEVLVTASAIGYYGVSRKDPLTESDHPGMDFLAEVCKLWEGEAQMVEQFGIRRVSLRLGIVLDRKGGALKKMLTPFKFFIGGPLGKGDQGFSWIHIDDVVSIFLKAIDDRKMTGAYNATSPKPLTMKEFASLIGKAMHRPSWLKVPEFALDMVVGEGAYTITNAPVVLPKRLMEMGFKFKFPDAGEALKDIVKKRG, from the coding sequence ATGGCAAAGAAAGTCGCAGTAACCGGAGCAACCGGCCTGATCGGAGGCCACCTGCTTAAAGCCCTCGTAGAAAGGGGAGATGAAGTTACGGTTTTATCCCGTTCCCCCCTGCATGCAAAAGAAGCCTTACCCGGCGCCGGCGCCTATATAAAGTGGGATTCAGAAAAAGGCTCTGAAGGCCGTGACTACGCAAGCGGCCTTGATGCCGTTATTCATCTTGCGGCCACACCCGTAATGGACAAAAGATGGAATGAAGGCTACAAGCAGGAGATACTTAAAAGCCGGCAGGACGGCACACGCATGCTTGCAGGTGAACTTGCCGAAAGCTCCCCGAAGCCTGAAGTCCTGGTTACGGCATCCGCAATAGGCTATTACGGCGTTTCAAGAAAAGATCCCTTAACCGAAAGTGACCACCCGGGCATGGACTTTCTTGCCGAAGTCTGCAAGCTCTGGGAAGGGGAGGCTCAAATGGTAGAACAATTTGGAATCAGGCGCGTGAGCCTCCGGCTTGGAATTGTGCTTGACAGAAAGGGCGGCGCTTTGAAAAAAATGTTAACTCCCTTTAAGTTTTTTATAGGCGGCCCTTTGGGCAAGGGCGATCAGGGTTTCTCATGGATACACATTGATGACGTTGTAAGTATTTTTCTAAAGGCAATTGACGACAGAAAGATGACTGGGGCGTACAACGCAACTTCGCCTAAGCCTCTTACAATGAAAGAGTTTGCATCTCTTATAGGAAAAGCCATGCACAGGCCTTCCTGGCTGAAGGTACCTGAATTTGCGCTGGACATGGTGGTAGGTGAAGGCGCCTATACAATTACGAACGCCCCTGTTGTACTTCCCAAAAGACTGATGGAAATGGGTTTTAAGTTTAAGTTTCCGGATGCCGGGGAGGCCCTGAAGGACATAGTAAAAAAAAGAGGGTAA
- a CDS encoding RNA-binding protein, translated as MSTKLFVGSLPWAVTDATLKSTFESYGTVVSAKVITDRQTGKSRGFGFVEMENESDANAAIKALNGSQLNGRSIIVNEAKPQK; from the coding sequence GTGAGTACTAAACTTTTTGTGGGAAGTCTCCCCTGGGCTGTTACCGACGCCACCTTAAAATCAACTTTTGAATCTTACGGTACTGTCGTGTCAGCAAAAGTAATTACCGATCGCCAGACCGGTAAATCTAGAGGATTCGGCTTTGTTGAAATGGAGAACGAATCTGATGCAAATGCTGCAATTAAAGCACTTAATGGTAGCCAGTTGAACGGTCGTAGTATCATTGTCAACGAAGCAAAACCCCAAAAGTAA
- the radA gene encoding DNA repair protein RadA: protein MAKVKTKFICSNCGFESIKWLGRCPECEQWNTFSEEIVESEKEKLKQSVRRSGFTVSKLKEINSVESDRVGTNIQEFDRVLGGGLMPGSIVLIGGDPGIGKSTLVMQAASQIKDKVLYVTGEESNRQIKLRASRLGVESDNFYVLAETEMDNIVCAMEDIQPGVIIIDSIQTMHKSDLDNAPGTVTQIRECTSQLMKIAKTTQQVVILIGHVTKEGMIAGPKILEHVVDTVLQFEGERHHSYRILRAQKNRFGSTNEIGIFEMHDTGLTEVKNPSEIFLSERDHRTTGSAVTSSMEGTRPILLEVQALVTPSNYGNPQRVATGFDYRRLSILLAVLEKRAGLRLSSANVFLNMAGGVKIDEPAVDLAVCCSIASSLLDRNVDSNYVMIGEVGLGGEIRSISHIDKRIQEAEKLGFSNIIIPRNNMKSLGSRSGIKVVPVDNLTSAINAVLQ from the coding sequence ATGGCTAAAGTAAAGACTAAGTTCATCTGCTCAAACTGCGGATTTGAATCGATCAAATGGCTGGGCCGCTGCCCGGAGTGTGAGCAGTGGAATACATTTTCAGAAGAGATAGTTGAATCGGAAAAAGAAAAGCTGAAACAGTCCGTCAGGCGTTCAGGCTTCACGGTTTCAAAGCTAAAAGAGATCAACTCGGTTGAGTCCGACAGGGTAGGAACAAACATCCAGGAATTTGACAGGGTTTTAGGCGGCGGGCTCATGCCCGGCTCCATAGTGCTAATAGGCGGAGATCCCGGAATTGGAAAGTCCACGCTCGTTATGCAGGCGGCTTCACAAATCAAGGATAAGGTGCTTTATGTAACAGGCGAGGAATCGAACCGTCAGATCAAGCTCAGGGCCTCAAGGCTCGGCGTGGAATCGGATAATTTTTATGTGCTTGCCGAGACAGAGATGGACAATATTGTCTGTGCCATGGAAGACATACAGCCCGGGGTTATAATTATAGATTCAATACAGACGATGCACAAGTCGGACCTGGATAATGCGCCCGGCACGGTGACGCAGATAAGGGAATGCACCTCACAGCTGATGAAGATTGCAAAAACAACACAGCAGGTTGTAATTTTAATTGGCCACGTTACAAAAGAGGGGATGATTGCGGGTCCCAAGATACTGGAGCACGTTGTTGACACGGTGCTTCAGTTTGAAGGGGAGCGCCACCACAGCTACAGAATCTTAAGGGCACAGAAAAACCGATTCGGCAGCACAAATGAGATCGGAATTTTCGAAATGCACGACACGGGGCTTACAGAGGTTAAAAACCCGAGCGAGATTTTCTTAAGTGAGCGCGACCACAGGACAACAGGTTCTGCCGTAACCTCAAGCATGGAAGGAACGCGCCCGATACTGCTTGAAGTGCAGGCACTAGTTACGCCATCGAACTACGGCAATCCGCAGAGAGTAGCTACAGGCTTCGATTACAGGAGGCTTTCCATTCTCCTGGCCGTTCTGGAGAAAAGGGCGGGCTTAAGGCTTTCTTCGGCAAACGTATTTCTTAACATGGCGGGCGGCGTAAAAATAGACGAGCCGGCCGTGGATCTTGCCGTCTGCTGCAGCATAGCGTCAAGTCTACTTGACCGCAACGTTGACAGCAACTATGTTATGATAGGTGAGGTGGGTTTAGGAGGCGAGATCAGAAGCATCAGCCACATAGATAAAAGGATACAGGAAGCCGAAAAACTGGGCTTCAGTAACATTATTATTCCGCGCAACAACATGAAATCTTTAGGCTCGCGCTCGGGCATAAAAGTAGTTCCGGTGGACAATCTGACCAGCGCCATCAACGCAGTTCTGCAGTAA
- a CDS encoding ABC transporter ATP-binding protein has protein sequence MIEIRDLYKNFGGKQVLQGINLDITPGESIAIIGRSGGGKSVLLKHIVGLLSPDQGYVKVEGQNVSELSGRQLYDIRRKFGFLFQGAALFDSMTVGENVALPIVENNHTISPSEVRTLVENKLELVGLPNIQHLKPAELSGGMKKRVGLARALVTNPGYILYDEPTTGLDPIMSDSIDYLIKELSQKLNVTSIVVTHDMVSVKNVADKVALIHEGKIYFHGTPDELLKSEDQIIINFIKRTGF, from the coding sequence ATGATTGAAATCAGGGATCTGTATAAAAATTTCGGCGGCAAGCAGGTTTTGCAGGGCATCAACCTGGATATTACGCCGGGAGAATCCATAGCAATTATAGGCAGAAGCGGCGGCGGAAAAAGTGTGCTTCTAAAGCATATAGTCGGGCTCCTTTCACCCGACCAGGGCTACGTTAAAGTTGAGGGGCAGAATGTCAGTGAACTCAGCGGCAGGCAGTTATACGATATCAGGCGTAAATTCGGGTTTCTGTTTCAGGGGGCTGCACTTTTTGACTCAATGACAGTCGGAGAAAATGTTGCCCTGCCGATAGTGGAAAACAACCACACCATTTCTCCTTCGGAAGTAAGAACGCTGGTGGAAAATAAGCTTGAGCTTGTGGGGCTGCCGAATATTCAGCACCTTAAACCGGCGGAACTTTCAGGAGGCATGAAAAAAAGGGTCGGGCTTGCACGCGCTCTTGTCACCAACCCGGGTTATATACTCTATGATGAACCGACCACGGGGCTTGACCCGATTATGTCTGATTCAATAGACTATCTTATCAAAGAACTCTCTCAAAAACTCAACGTCACCTCCATTGTCGTTACGCACGACATGGTAAGCGTAAAGAATGTTGCCGATAAGGTGGCGCTCATTCACGAGGGAAAAATATACTTCCACGGAACACCCGACGAGCTCTTAAAGTCAGAGGACCAGATCATAATAAACTTCATAAAAAGGACCGGATTTTAG
- a CDS encoding response regulator, with product MNENSKPRLLVVEDDFENQKFLQIFLKRKFDVEICDSEETFYEKLNNNSFDIILMDISLRGKKDGLQLTREIRQMPQYSALPVVGLSAHAFQKDKDNAYSAGVDVFLTKPVQNDVLMDTLVKTLEEKSGIRLN from the coding sequence ATGAATGAAAATTCAAAACCCAGACTTTTGGTAGTTGAAGACGATTTTGAGAACCAGAAGTTTCTGCAGATCTTCTTAAAAAGAAAGTTTGACGTGGAAATTTGCGATTCCGAAGAAACTTTTTATGAAAAATTAAATAATAACAGCTTCGACATTATTCTTATGGATATATCCCTTCGCGGCAAAAAAGACGGACTGCAGCTTACAAGGGAAATAAGACAGATGCCTCAATACTCCGCGCTTCCGGTTGTAGGCCTGTCGGCTCACGCATTTCAGAAAGATAAAGATAATGCCTATAGTGCCGGCGTAGATGTATTTCTGACAAAGCCGGTTCAGAACGACGTCCTCATGGACACTCTGGTAAAGACTCTGGAAGAAAAGTCAGGTATCCGCCTGAACTGA
- the ybaK gene encoding Cys-tRNA(Pro) deacylase, whose product MSKTNAVRILESHGVKHSTVSYDYNEDGLDAITVADKIGAEHESVFKTLVARGDKTGITVFCIPANAELDLKKAAVVSGNKNIEMIKVKELLPLTGYIRGGCSPIGMKKSYPTYIDETAQIFDDIYVSAGVRGTQIKINPVELIKVTGALFADIT is encoded by the coding sequence ATGTCAAAGACAAATGCCGTCAGGATACTGGAATCTCACGGAGTGAAGCATTCCACAGTTTCCTATGATTATAATGAAGATGGTCTGGATGCCATAACGGTGGCCGATAAAATCGGGGCGGAACACGAATCGGTTTTCAAGACTTTGGTAGCCCGCGGCGATAAAACGGGCATAACTGTTTTCTGCATCCCTGCTAATGCGGAACTTGACCTGAAAAAAGCCGCCGTTGTAAGCGGCAATAAAAATATTGAGATGATAAAGGTAAAGGAACTCCTGCCGCTTACCGGATACATCAGGGGCGGATGCTCACCTATAGGAATGAAGAAAAGCTATCCTACATATATAGATGAAACAGCACAGATTTTTGATGATATCTATGTGAGTGCGGGCGTCCGGGGCACGCAGATTAAAATTAATCCCGTTGAACTTATAAAAGTTACAGGCGCTTTATTTGCCGACATTACATGA
- a CDS encoding AarF/ABC1/UbiB kinase family protein, which yields MSLSPEKLKRYKDIAMLLVKYGSKDIVKTTGTDDTMLEDEIVSGDIKKGDPEQLARDLEELGPTFIKLGQLLSTRPDFLPQPYLDALSRLQDNVKPFSFEEVEQIVQDELGVRISKAFMEFNPEPMAAASLGQVHKAKLRDGRPVAIKVQRPGIRETILHDLGALNDIADTLDRHTDAGRRYSFQNILGEFKKALLQELDYRQEAQNLIKLGQNLERYPDIIVPQPVEDYSSSKVLTMDFVRGTKVTSLSPLAYIDLDGKKLARELFEAYLDQVLIDGFFHADPHPGNVFITDDHKVALIDLGMVARVDPEVRESLLKLLLYVSDGRGKDAAEISKGLGTPLHDFDEEKFTQEVTEFVARSHDATLEQIKVGRVVVELTRIAANNGIRTPSELTMLGKTLLNLDQIGRTLDPEFNPNAVIREHADTILRRHFFRKASPGNIFSSLLEVNELVQKFPSRLNSLMDALANNRFQLKIDAIDDLRLMENMQKIANRIAMGIVLGALIIGAALMMRVNSPFTILGYPGIAIIMFLAAAAFGFVLVINILMRDEWGKRRPPR from the coding sequence ATTTCCCTTTCACCGGAAAAGCTGAAAAGATATAAAGATATAGCAATGCTGCTTGTTAAATACGGAAGCAAAGACATTGTAAAGACAACCGGCACTGACGACACGATGCTGGAAGATGAAATTGTGTCGGGAGACATTAAAAAAGGGGACCCGGAGCAGCTTGCGCGCGACCTCGAGGAGCTGGGCCCTACATTTATCAAACTGGGGCAGCTTCTTTCGACCCGGCCCGACTTTCTGCCGCAGCCTTACCTGGACGCTCTTTCGCGCCTGCAGGATAACGTAAAACCTTTTTCATTTGAAGAGGTTGAACAGATCGTTCAGGATGAACTGGGTGTAAGAATTTCAAAAGCCTTTATGGAATTTAACCCTGAGCCTATGGCGGCAGCATCGTTAGGACAGGTGCACAAGGCCAAACTGCGCGACGGACGCCCGGTTGCCATAAAAGTCCAGCGCCCCGGAATAAGGGAAACCATTTTGCATGACCTCGGGGCATTAAACGACATTGCCGATACGCTCGACCGCCACACTGATGCAGGCAGGCGCTATTCGTTCCAGAATATACTTGGCGAATTTAAGAAAGCCCTCCTTCAGGAGCTGGACTACCGTCAGGAAGCGCAGAACCTTATTAAACTGGGGCAGAACCTGGAACGCTACCCGGATATAATTGTCCCTCAGCCTGTTGAAGACTATTCCTCCTCAAAAGTCCTTACAATGGATTTCGTAAGGGGAACAAAAGTAACATCTTTAAGCCCGCTGGCTTATATTGACCTTGACGGGAAAAAACTTGCCCGCGAGCTTTTTGAGGCATATCTCGACCAGGTTTTAATTGACGGATTTTTCCATGCCGATCCCCACCCCGGAAACGTTTTTATTACGGATGACCACAAGGTTGCCCTCATCGACCTCGGCATGGTAGCCCGTGTGGACCCGGAGGTAAGGGAAAGCCTGCTTAAACTTCTTCTTTATGTCAGTGACGGCAGGGGAAAAGATGCTGCCGAGATCAGTAAGGGCCTGGGGACGCCGCTTCACGACTTTGATGAAGAGAAATTTACGCAGGAGGTTACTGAATTTGTTGCCAGAAGCCATGACGCAACATTAGAACAGATTAAGGTCGGCCGCGTGGTGGTTGAACTTACCCGCATTGCAGCAAATAACGGCATCAGGACGCCTTCGGAACTGACCATGCTGGGAAAAACACTTTTGAACCTGGATCAGATAGGGCGCACGCTTGACCCGGAATTTAACCCGAACGCAGTCATTCGCGAGCACGCGGATACAATACTCAGGCGCCACTTCTTCAGAAAGGCTTCTCCGGGAAACATATTCAGCTCGCTTCTGGAGGTAAACGAGCTCGTGCAGAAGTTTCCCTCGCGCCTGAACTCACTCATGGACGCGCTTGCAAATAACCGCTTCCAGCTGAAGATAGACGCAATTGACGACCTGCGCCTCATGGAAAACATGCAGAAAATTGCAAACAGGATTGCCATGGGAATTGTCCTCGGTGCTCTTATTATCGGTGCGGCCTTGATGATGAGGGTCAACAGCCCCTTTACAATTTTAGGCTACCCGGGCATAGCCATAATAATGTTTCTTGCGGCGGCGGCTTTCGGATTCGTACTTGTCATTAATATATTGATGAGAGATGAGTGGGGTAAAAGAAGGCCTCCCCGGTAG